TCTTTACTCAGGATTTGTCTGACTGGGCTTTAAGGAACTCTCTGGAAGAACTGCAAACTTCCTATCGGTACATGTTACAGTACATGCAACAGGGCGTTACAGATCCTGAGCGCAATGCTTTATACCGGAAATTACTGAGCACAGCATATAAACTAACGGACAAAGCCCGTATTATTAAACTCACTCCTACCTCGACAGAGTATTATTTCGACCGAAGAAGATATCACAAGTTTGTACCTCTTCGCTCGCTTCCCGCTGTGCAAATGGAACTGGAAAGTTACACCGAGGACATGGCGGTAGGCAAATTGCTTCATTATACAGATAAACAAGCGGCTGACCTGGCTGCCATAAACCGACGTCACGAAACGGCGGTATCGGAACTTTTCTATATTCTTTGGCTTTCCGATCACTGGGAAGCTCAGGAAGAAGAAGAGGCACGCAATTTTCTGCAATCGTCAATGGTTCAGCTCAATGATATATCTCTGTTTGTCAGCGCACTGACACTAAGCCTGATGGCGTTTTTCGATATACGCAAACTGATGCTACTGTTTGATGCTTACCAACATAGCGCAAACGATATTAACCAGCGGGCTATTGTGGGACTGGCACTTATTATCTATCGTTACGATAAGCGTTTATCTCTTTATCCCGAAGTAGCAGCACGGTTGAAATTACTAAACGAAGATGCTATCTTTGCCAATAACCTGAGCACCATACAGATTCAGCTTTTGCGTTGTCGGGAGACAGAAAAGATAGATAAAAAGATGCGTGAAGAGATTCTTCCCGAGCTAATGAAGAATCCGAACCTGAAAAATGTGAAGTTTAACAACGAAGCTCCCGATGAGGAAAGCGGACAGAACGATAAAAATCCCGACTGGGAGGACTGGATGGACCAATCTGGTTTGAGCGAAAAACTAAAGGAGATGAATGATCTTCAGATGGAAGGGGCTGATGTTTATATGAGCACCTTTGCCCAACTGAAAACATATCCTTTCTTCCGGGAAATGGCCAACTGGTTTTATCCGTTCGACATGCAGCACTCTGCCGTTGTGCAAACATTCTCAACCACTCCGATAAAACGGGATGTATTGCTGGATACCATCTATCAGTCGGGCTTTTTCTGTAACAGCGATAAGTACTCTTTCTGCTTCACCATGATGCAGGTGCCCGAAGCTCAACGGGAAATGATGGCACAGCAATTTGAAGCTCAGAATGAGGCTATTAACGAAGACAAAAATTACGATAAAATTCTGGCTTATGCTCAGCATGCTGACACCATTAGCAATCAGTATATCCACGATTTATATCGTTTCTTTAAAATTCATCCACGCAGGCATGAGTTTAAAGATCCGTTTATGGAATCGCTTAACCTTCAACACTGTGTTTCATTAAAAGATACAGTTAGTGATAGCTCTAACCAGCTAACTCTTGCAGGTTATTTCTTCCATAAGAATTACCTGATTGAAGCCTGGTTGCTCTATGAAGATATAGTAAAAGATAATAAAGGCGATGCCGAGATATACCAGAAAATGGGCTATTGCATGCAAAAGAACAAAGGTTATGAGAAAGCAATCGAGGCTTATCTGCAGGCCGACATTCTGAAACCCGACAGTATATGGACCAATCGCCATCTGGCTATGTGCTACCGACAACTGAATCAGCTGGATAAAGCATTGATCTATTATCAAAAGGTGGAAGCCGCTCAGCCGGATAACCTCAATGTGCTGTCGCAAATAGGTCATTGTCTGGTGGGGCTTAAACGATATGAGGAGGCATTGCATTATTTCTTCAAGGTAGAATATCTGGATTCTGAATTACCAAAGATATGGCGGGCCATTGCCTGGTGCTCTTTTATTATTGGCAAACACGAGCAGGCCATGAAGTATTACAATAAGTTGCTGGAAAAAGAGACGCAGTTACTCGATTACCTGAATGCCGGTCATGTGGCCTGGAGTTTGGGACTGCTAGAGAAAGCTGTGAAAATGTACGCAACTAGTCTGGCCATGAGCGATAACCCGGAGGCTTTTCTGGAATTATTCAATAAGGATAGAGCAGACCTGATTAAACAAGGTATTAAAGAGGACGACATTCCTCTGATGCTCGATCTGTTAAGATACTATCGGTAAAAATATACAAAGCAAAAGGGACTTTCATTCGTGAAGGTCCCTTTTACTTTGTATACGATAAATTATTTGTACTTCTTAAAAAGCTGATTTCATTTCTATTTTAGACCATTCCAAGAAAACAGAACACTAAACAATAGATAATCAACAGGTTATCAACGAATTTATTTTTAATCAGTTTTACTTTCCAAAAACAGATTTATTGCTAGAATAAATTGAGGGGGTAACAGGGTACCTCCTTCTGAAACTCCGTGATAGCCGCGGTGCTAAATTTTTGCACGGGACATATAAAAGAAGTTATTTTATAAGTTTGTCACCACTCGTGAAATATTGCAACATCAATTATTTGACGATATATTCCCAATAGGCAACGTCAATCCACTTATCGAACTTCCTTCCGGTTTCTTCAAAATGAGCAACTTTCTTAAAGCCCATACTTTCGTGAAGCTTTATGCTCGGTTCATTCGGTAAAGCAATGCCAGCAGTAATTGCATGAAGTGAAGTATTTTTCAATTCAATAAGCAATTGCTTATAAAGACTTTTACCAATGCCTTTACCCGTACAGTCCTTATTCAGATAAACGGAAGCTTCGGCAGTTGCACTATATGCACATCTGTTTTTCCAGGAATTCACATAGCAATAACCCACCACTTTAGAATCTTCCTCAAATACCATATACGGGTATTTAGCAGAAATTTCCTCAATTCGTCCGGCCATCTCCTCAACAGAAACTGGTGAAGTTTCAAATGTAATTGAAGTATTCAATACATAGTGGTTATAAATGTTGCAAATAGCCTCAGCATCTTCTGTTTTTACGTTTCTTATCATAGCTATCTATTTATAATTATAAAGTTTTCAGTTCGCGGTAAAGACGTTGGATAGGTAGACCCATCACATTAAAATACGATCCGGATATTTTCTCAACGCCAACAAAACCAATCCATTCCTGAACGCCATACGCTCCGGCCTTGTCTAAAGGTTTATAGTTAGTCACATAGTAATCAATTTCATCGTCACTAAGTTTGGCAAACGTAACCTCGCTGACAGAGGCAAAGCTCTTCTGAAAAGATTTTGTGGTGAGACAAACTCCGGTAATCACCTGATGTGTTTTACCCGACAGGCTTCTTAGCATCTCTTTAGCCTCATCCTCATCCTGAGGTTTTCCAAGCACTTTTCCTTCAAGCCACACAATGGTATCGGCAGTGATAATCAGTTGGTCGGGCTTAATCAGATGCATATAAGCATCCGCCTTACCTTTGGCAATATGAATAGGAATTTCTTCTGCCGCTAAATTATCGGGAAAAGTTTCTTCAATATCGGGCAGCGTTTTTACGCTATATTTCATTCCAAGTCCCGTCAAAAGCTCCTTTCTTCTCGGAGAGTTAGACGCAAGTATTATCTTGTAGTTATTTAAGTTATCCAGCATTTTTAAATTTATTCTTTTACCATCCAAAAGCTTCCCCGTTCATCCATTTACCCTGAGCCTTCATCACCTGTTCCACAACATCGCGGCCACAGCCATAACCTCCGTTCTTATGGGAAATGTAAAGAGAAGTAGCTTTTACTTCAGGAGCTGCATCTGAAGGACAACAAGGAAGTCCGCAATTCTGAAGTACTTCCAGATCGGGAATATCATCACCCATAAAAAGAATTTCATCGTCCTGCAGGTTATATTTCTCTTTAAAATGCTCATAGTCTTTGATCTTAACGCATGATCCCATATAAACATCCTTTATTCCCAGCCCTTCAAAACGAATACGAACAGCATTTGTCCGTCCACCAGTAATGATTGCAATATGAAATCCGTGCTTCACCGCCAATTGCAGTGCATAACCATCTTTAATATTCACGCATCGCATTGGTTCGCCACTTGGATGCAAAGGAATTGTTTCGGGACTCAATACTCCGTCCACATCAAAAGCCATCGCTTTTATTTTCTTTAAATCGTAATTTATAGTACTCATAGTTTATGTATGCTCTTACTTATTAATTGATAAATCTGCTGCATCTCGGGTTCATCGGCCAACAAATCCAGATGTTTGTTTATAATCCGTTCATCGTAACGAACAGCAGGTCCGGTTTGCGCTTCTTTGGGAGAAAGAACATGTGCTTTCCTTTCAGTTTCTTCAATCAATGGAAGCATGTAATCAAAAGGTAAGTCATATTTCTTAAGTAATTTCTCGGCTAGTGCATACATATGATTGGTAAAGTTGCACGCAAAAACCGCCGCCAGATGAATTTGCCTTCTCTTTTCTGAGGATAGTTCCGTTACTTCATCCGTTACACAACCGGCTAATTGCTTTAGCAAATTAAGATCGGCAGGGTTATTACTCTCTACAAAAGTATGGATATTTCGGAAATCAACTATTCTTTGTTTGCTAAACGTCTGTAATGGATAAAAAACGCCCTT
This genomic interval from uncultured Bacteroides sp. contains the following:
- a CDS encoding Maf-like protein; translated protein: MLDNLNNYKIILASNSPRRKELLTGLGMKYSVKTLPDIEETFPDNLAAEEIPIHIAKGKADAYMHLIKPDQLIITADTIVWLEGKVLGKPQDEDEAKEMLRSLSGKTHQVITGVCLTTKSFQKSFASVSEVTFAKLSDDEIDYYVTNYKPLDKAGAYGVQEWIGFVGVEKISGSYFNVMGLPIQRLYRELKTL
- a CDS encoding arsinothricin resistance N-acetyltransferase ArsN1 family B, whose protein sequence is MIRNVKTEDAEAICNIYNHYVLNTSITFETSPVSVEEMAGRIEEISAKYPYMVFEEDSKVVGYCYVNSWKNRCAYSATAEASVYLNKDCTGKGIGKSLYKQLLIELKNTSLHAITAGIALPNEPSIKLHESMGFKKVAHFEETGRKFDKWIDVAYWEYIVK
- a CDS encoding Rossmann-like and DUF2520 domain-containing protein yields the protein MSINMEENKIVFIGAGNLATNLAKAFCDKHIKIDQIYSRTELSAKTLADAVEADYTTTLEDIVNDADIYIVSLKDDALTELMPKIIVGKEKALMAHTSGSLPLDIWPDSIKRKGVFYPLQTFSKQRIVDFRNIHTFVESNNPADLNLLKQLAGCVTDEVTELSSEKRRQIHLAAVFACNFTNHMYALAEKLLKKYDLPFDYMLPLIEETERKAHVLSPKEAQTGPAVRYDERIINKHLDLLADEPEMQQIYQLISKSIHKL
- a CDS encoding HAD-IIIA family hydrolase, producing MSTINYDLKKIKAMAFDVDGVLSPETIPLHPSGEPMRCVNIKDGYALQLAVKHGFHIAIITGGRTNAVRIRFEGLGIKDVYMGSCVKIKDYEHFKEKYNLQDDEILFMGDDIPDLEVLQNCGLPCCPSDAAPEVKATSLYISHKNGGYGCGRDVVEQVMKAQGKWMNGEAFGW
- a CDS encoding tetratricopeptide repeat protein → MNEVTINEEYERIVHFLDQKRLSEALNRLDVFTQDLSDWALRNSLEELQTSYRYMLQYMQQGVTDPERNALYRKLLSTAYKLTDKARIIKLTPTSTEYYFDRRRYHKFVPLRSLPAVQMELESYTEDMAVGKLLHYTDKQAADLAAINRRHETAVSELFYILWLSDHWEAQEEEEARNFLQSSMVQLNDISLFVSALTLSLMAFFDIRKLMLLFDAYQHSANDINQRAIVGLALIIYRYDKRLSLYPEVAARLKLLNEDAIFANNLSTIQIQLLRCRETEKIDKKMREEILPELMKNPNLKNVKFNNEAPDEESGQNDKNPDWEDWMDQSGLSEKLKEMNDLQMEGADVYMSTFAQLKTYPFFREMANWFYPFDMQHSAVVQTFSTTPIKRDVLLDTIYQSGFFCNSDKYSFCFTMMQVPEAQREMMAQQFEAQNEAINEDKNYDKILAYAQHADTISNQYIHDLYRFFKIHPRRHEFKDPFMESLNLQHCVSLKDTVSDSSNQLTLAGYFFHKNYLIEAWLLYEDIVKDNKGDAEIYQKMGYCMQKNKGYEKAIEAYLQADILKPDSIWTNRHLAMCYRQLNQLDKALIYYQKVEAAQPDNLNVLSQIGHCLVGLKRYEEALHYFFKVEYLDSELPKIWRAIAWCSFIIGKHEQAMKYYNKLLEKETQLLDYLNAGHVAWSLGLLEKAVKMYATSLAMSDNPEAFLELFNKDRADLIKQGIKEDDIPLMLDLLRYYR